A genome region from Erigeron canadensis isolate Cc75 chromosome 3, C_canadensis_v1, whole genome shotgun sequence includes the following:
- the LOC122594362 gene encoding UPF0496 protein At4g34320-like, with amino-acid sequence MGGHVSKRSAASTAAATSSGLPSMSLKDTHQIISELNAYEAACRSDTDLQSFDAMLHARANNVINTLAVGVEVRALSFDTLKEVTECLLEMNQEVVKVILHCKKDIWKNQELFELVEEYFENSLQTLDFCAALDKCLKRVRDSQLLILVALQHFDEDEGGEDDKYEKTLEDLKHFKDAGDPFTEEFFTIFHSVYRQQMLMLDKLQAKKMKLDKKVKYIQTWRKVSSVIFVATFAAVLICSVVAAAMAAPAVAAALTAASAIPLGSMGKWINSLLKNYENAIKGQKEIISSMQVGGFVAIRDLDTIRVLVDRLKMDIEEMMRKADHAIEGDEMMKIAIEEIKIKLNSFMKNVDDLGLQADNCSRDVRRARTVVLQRIIKPPHNQ; translated from the coding sequence ATGGGAGGTCATGTTAGTAAGAGATCTGCAGCATCTACTGCTGCTGCTACGTCTTCGGGTTTGCCTTCGATGTCTTTGAAAGATACCCATCAGATAATATCGGAGTTAAATGCGTATGAGGCTGCGTGTAGATCAGATACGGATTTGCAATCGTTTGATGCTATGTTACATGCTAGGGCTAATAATGTGATCAATACTTTGGCTGTGGGAGTTGAGGTTCGGGCATTGTCGTTTGACACGTTGAAGGAAGTTACGGAATGTTTGTTGGAAATGAATCAAGAAGTTGTGAAGGTGATATTGCATTGTAAGAAAGATATTTGGAAGAATCAAgaattgtttgaattggtgGAGGAGTATTTTGAGAATAGTCTGCAAACGCTAGATTTCTGTGCTGCATTGGATAAGTGTTTGAAAAGGGTGAGAGATAGTCAGTTGTTGATTCTTGTGGCTTTGCAGCATTTTGATGAGGATGAAGGTGGAGAGGATGATAAGTATGAAAAGACGCTCGAGGATTTGAAGCATTTTAAGGATGCTGGTGATCCGTTCACCGAGGAATTCTTCACGATTTTTCATTCTGTGTATCGACAGCAAATGCTGATGCTTGATAAGTTACAAGCTAAGAAAATGAAGTTGGATAAAAAAGTTAAGTATATTCAAACGTGGAGGAAAGTGTCATCTGTTATCTTTGTGGCTACTTTTGCAGCAGTGTTGATATGTTCTGTAGTGGCGGCTGCTATGGCTGCACCGGCTGTGGCTGCTGCTCTTACTGCCGCATCTGCTATCCCTCTTGGTTCAATGGGGAAGTGGATTAACTCCCTTTTAAAGAACTATGAGAATGCCATTAAAGGACAAAAGGAGATCATTAGCTCGATGCAGGTTGGGGGTTTTGTGGCAATCAGGGACCTTGATACAATTCGGGTTCTTGTTGATAGGCTTAAAATGGATATAGAGGAGATGATGAGGAAGGCTGATCATGCGATCGAGGGagatgaaatgatgaaaattgCAATCGAGGAAATAAAGATAAAACTCAATTCGTTTATGAAGAATGTTGATGATTTAGGGTTGCAAGCAGATAACTGCAGCCGTGATGTTAGACGAGCTAGGACTGTCGTCCTGCAAAGGATCATTAAGCCACCACATAATCAGTGA